The following coding sequences lie in one Synechococcus sp. PCC 7336 genomic window:
- a CDS encoding AbrB family transcriptional regulator encodes MAAKKKSQPLTGQALQDKVKEMQGADKKDIAKACGYISQTKGDRERINLMAFYSALLEAEGVEFEAAPDKGSRGREASYKASVHKNGNLLIGATYTKEMGLEPGDEFTLKLSKRSITLTRVD; translated from the coding sequence ATGGCTGCTAAAAAGAAATCTCAACCTCTCACCGGTCAGGCGCTTCAAGACAAAGTTAAAGAAATGCAAGGGGCAGACAAAAAAGATATCGCCAAAGCTTGCGGTTACATCAGCCAAACGAAAGGCGATCGAGAACGGATCAATTTGATGGCCTTTTACAGTGCCCTGCTGGAAGCTGAAGGTGTGGAGTTCGAGGCTGCTCCTGACAAAGGCAGTCGAGGCCGCGAGGCTAGCTATAAAGCCTCGGTTCACAAGAATGGGAATTTATTGATTGGTGCCACCTACACCAAAGAAATGGGTTTAGAGCCTGGGGATGAGTTCACCCTCAAACTGAGCAAGCGGAGCATTACGTTAACGCGGGTAGATTAG